Below is a window of Naumovozyma castellii chromosome 9, complete genome DNA.
AATCCAGTTAAGGCATATCTtaaactttcaaaaattggtTTCTTTTTAATCTTTAATGTTGTGCTAATTTCGTTGACCATGTCAGGCAAATCCATCTTAGTAACATTTTCGGATAATAGCTGTAAGATCTTCTTTAACTCTTCGACATTATGAGATTTAAGGAAGTCACTCACCAATTTGTTGCTGTAAGTGGgtctttcaaaaaaataccAAAAGAGTTCATTAAACTCACCTATCTTACTTAACGCGCTTCCACACTCAGTAAGAACAGTGGATATTTTGCCTTCCAGATCTGTCGTCCGctcatatttcttttcttcgATCATATTTTCCATGatttcattcaatatttcattgaatgattcTTTTTCAGAGAGTTTATGTTGCAAATGATGTTTGTTGAAAAACCACAATTTCTTGTAGTCAACTTTAACATTCCCCTTAGTAAGATGGTTTAGATTAAAcaatctttccaattcatctaAAGTAAAGCATTCATGAGTTTCTTGGGCCACATTTCTTGGAGGAGACCAACCCAATAAAGCACAAAAATTGATCAATGCTTCTGGTAAAATTCCCTGTTCTTTCAACCcaaaaactgaaaaatcaCCCTTCCTCTTACTTAACTTCTTATCATCAATACTTGTCAATAAAGGTATATGGATAAATTTAGGAATTGCCCAACCGAAGTATTGGTATAGAGCGACATGTTTTGGCGTAGATGGCAACCATTCTTCTCCTCGGATAACATGTGTAACTTTCATAAGATGGTCATCAACCACATTCGCAAAGTGATATGTTGGAAAACCGTCTGATTTAATTAAGATAGGGTCATCAAACCACATCCCCTCTCGATTATTTGGTTGAATATTCAGCTCGCCATGTAATAAATCGTGAATTAGAGGGTACCTCTCGGGAGATTTCATTCTGATTGTATAGGGAATACCTTTGTCAAGGTTGACTTTTATCGTTTCCTCATCCAGGTGGATACATTTTCTGTCATAACTTAACGATCCAGGTGCCATATTTCCTGTCCGTAGTTGTTCTAATCTTTCTCTCGAGCAAAAACAATAGTATGCATGACCAGATTTAAGcaatttcttgatataCTCTTGGTATATTGGTAATCGTTGACTCTGTTCAATGGGTCCCTCGTCATATTCCATATTGCACCATTTCAATGTGTCAAAGATATTTTTCAGTGCCTCAGGATGAAGTCTTGTTTGATCGGTATCTTCTAACCTTAATATGAACTTTCCATTGGTATTCTTAGCTAATAAGTAATTGTATAGCGCAGTTCTTAATGATCCCAAATGAAGTAATCCAGTAGGAGAAGGCGCAAATCTTGTAATCACTGGTGTCTTGGGGTGTATATCGTCTTTAATATGTCTTCTCGTAAGAACGGATCCCGTTGAGGAATTGGGTTTAAGACTGTTTTTTGATAAGGAGGAGTAGCTTCTCCTCGAGGAAAGCAGCCTCTTGATAAGCATTATTTGATGTGTTTTTGGTTTCTTTATTTGTCAGATCCCTAATATCCGTAATCTTTAAAATGCACAAGAATTTATTTACCAAATTTAATGCCGccttaattaattattacACACAGGCCAAGGAGAGTACAACAGTGGTAAGTTATATAGTACATTAAgttaatatttaaatatataacaGTATTGAAGGTTAAATGTGCAATTAGAAGACATAGTTGGAAGTCTCACCGAAATGAACCATTTCTGGTTCCTCGGATGGATTAGGTATCCAAGAACCAGCCATAACACAATGGATTCTCATCTTCTCGTGGTAATGTAGGTCAGTTAATAATTTAGGGgtaattaaaaaatattgtgATGTGTTTTCCGCACATGCGTTCTCAACCATAGCTTTATGAACAATTCTTTCGTTTCTAGCATCCATACCTTGATTGATTTCATCGACAACTCTAAATGGAGCAGAAGTAAACTCTTGTAGTGCAATCATATATAAAACAGTGGAAACTGCCCTTTCACCACCCGATTGAGTGTGGGAAtccaatcttttcaaagtaGCGTTATCTCTAAACTTAACCATGATCTCAATTTTCCATTCAGAAAACTGATGTGGCTTGACAAGGTTGACAGCACCTGCACTGCCAACATTCTTGAATAAACGAGAAAATCTTGtggaaattttttcaattatttcgTCCAATTTTGGTTCTAAAGTGGATCTTCCCTGttttatcttttctttaatggATTTCAATTCTACTTGTTGTTTCGGCAGCgtttcttccaattgtGATATTTCCTTCTCCACTTGCTTCAAAATAGTAATGGATGATGCATCATGATTAATCATGGAAATTTCAGACTCCAACTTATCGATGATTTCGGTGATATGCGTTACGTTGAATGTACCGTCCTTTTCATAACCCTCTGCATAGTCATTCAACTTTTCTCTTGTACTGTCGTCATATGATCGGATCTGTCGTATCCATTGTTGGTATTCTTCAGTATCCCTCAAACGTCTAACAGTCTCCCTTTTCGTCtcaaattctttctttaattcatcttcacgatcattgaaaaatccaaTAACATCATTCATTGAGACGTCGTTATTTTTTGcttccaaatattcaagGTCAGCCTTAAACAATTCCTTTTGACAAGAGTTTACATTGCCCATAAGACCAACCATTTGTTTTAATAAATCAGtttgaattttcaattctttggAAATAGACGCTTCTACAGCCTTAATTTTTTGGGAAACATCCTTTCTTGCATCGTTGTTTAATTCCTGAAATTTGGATTCCAAACTTTCAATGGTGGATTTTACCATAGAATATTGCTTTCTTacttcattcaattcatgGCCTTTTTGAGAAATACGTTCATTTTCCCTGGCGATACTTGACAATTGATGTTTAAATTCTCCTCTTTCATTAGATaagttttccaatttagcTTTCCTTTCTTCGACTTGCgattttaattttctcacatcttcttcaattctatTCTTTTGCTCATCTGATATTATGGAAGATTGATAGTATCTAGTTGGTttcaatgaagaatcaaCAGAATAAATTTGACCTGTGTAGGATGATTGCCTTATATCAAAGACTCTATCACCATGTAGAGCTCTTCTAAATAAAACTTTACCATTTGGACCAGGTTGTAataatctttccaattgtcGTGGAGTTAACTCTTTTCTGGAGACCGGGATGGtatgaatattattgatttgACGAAGCATGTTAATAACATTGGTATCACCTGTAACAAAATCAGAAAGGTAACCTTCAAACCCATATTGCGCTAGTTGCTCACGGGGCATAGGTTGCTGTGATTCACGGTTTGATATTTCTCTTAAATTGATTCTAAATTGcttcaatatttgatcATTGAATTGTTCATATGCGTTAGAGTCTATCATGGTTAATGCAATGCTGGTGTTAAAATCAACACTATTGGCCAAATATTTTGCAAATTGTGGATGTTTGGCAGAAACGGTCATTAATGGTGGTTCTAACACTTTCCCCTTCATTGCAGGTATTGTTCTAATATATTGAACAGCTCTTTTGATTTCTATGAAACTTCGATCCAAGTCCAATATGCCAATTTTATCTGTCCCAGTCAAACTTTTCACTTTATTTTCAGCTTGTCTAGTCAGTTGTCTAATTTCATGATTGATGGAATTTGCCTTATTATCTATATCACCCATTTTATTTCTAACGTTTGAATCCTCATCAAGTAAAGCAGATCTTTTtttctcaatttcttccaGGAGTGTTGCGTCAGGTAACGCAATTTGGGTCAATTTGGTTTGGTTGGCTTCCAAAGTTTCTTTAGTCTTTGCCATCTCTTCATGTAATTTCTTCGTTCTAGTTTTATAATATGCAGTTTgtgtttgtttcttaataatattttctctaacaactttcaaatcattgaatacgttcattaatttatttcttgtcaatttcaattcctcTTCCTTGgatcttttattttcagcAAATTCATCCACTTTAGTCTCCATATCCAATTTAGTGTCTACGAAGGGCTTCttatctttcaataatgcTCTAAGATTTTGTTTTGCCAATTCATAGTCACctttcaatctttgaagattttcCTTATGATCTTTCACTTTAACGTAGGGTAAAAGTTTCTTATgtatttcaatatcttctttcATTGTTTCAAACTCCTTCAATGATCTCACTGAGGCTTCCAATTTATTACGATCCgtttccaattcattaaatcttTTCTGTTTAATATCCACTTCATTCTCTAATGTAGTTTCATCATTCTGACTGGACTTTAAATCATCCAATATTTGCAATAATTGTGCATCAATGGATCTGACAGTCTCCACCAACAATTTATCCGATTTCAAACGTGCAAACTCTTCCACACGTTCCTGCGATAAAAATTGGCAAAGGTTATccaattgaatattaagGAACTTGACAAGGTTCTTAATAACATTTTCCGTAACTGgtttatcattaatgaaataatcTGATTTACACTTATTCCCATCTCTTTGAATGAGTCTAGTGACTTTCAACAGATCTTTCCCCGCGAGATTaaacttcaaattcaaagaagattgCAGTTCAGTGGGGTCTTCgtaattcttcaaaaagaTTTCAATCCTGGAAGTATCTTCCCCGTTCTTAATAAAATCGTCCACTCTCTTTGCTCTGCCAATGAATTCCGGTTTACCGGCGAGTCCAAGACAAACAGCGCATACAAAAGTGGATTTCCCTGACCCATTGGGTCCAATGATCATGTTCAAAGATGGGGATAGGTTGAATTCCGTTAGTCTATAAGTGACGAAATTTTGCAATTTGATCTTCACGATGCTTCCTGGTTGAAATTGGTCGTATGTTCTTGGTGCtagtttcaatttctttgtttgCGGTCCGGAGGAGGAGGCAAACCGAGAAAGGTCCATTATGGAGGCAGTGGCCATTGCACCTTGCCTTTGGTTAGTTGtgtgatttctttgaagttttgttttgttaTAGAGGGAAGATCCAGTAATTTTCCATCCACATTATTAtatcttgatattttttcagTAGTCGCGTAAATATTAGTAAACTTTAACGCGTCATTAAGAGTAAGGGCTTACATAAGCatatataatatttgtttgttctGGTTACACTAATCTATATAGACAAGAGGAGAAAAAGGACAATTCAATCAGTGTAGCGGTTCTGAAAATGGTTAATCTTTGTATTTCGATCATTTTTTTAGTAAAGAAATCTGATGCATAATGCTGCTCcattcttcatcatatgAAATGTCCTGTTCCTGATTCCGTTCCGTTCGTTCAATTGGCAAGAGGGAGATCATGATACAAGGATACTCCTTCTGGAGTACCAGAAGTATCGTGATTTTGGGGCTTGATGTTTTTAATGCATCTATCAAAGAATTAGCTAACAAGAGAGAAAGtatcaaagaaaagagTGTTCtcaaatacaaatatttgaacGTAAAGTTTTTCTTCACTGGACGTGGTTACCCGGTGTGTCAATGCCCTATCTTCTTTTAGGGCATTGATATAATGTGAAATAACATTATAGTAGAAGATAAAATATGTTGAGAAATAGTTAGATTCTTAAGCTGGTCAGTGTTTTGTAGTGTCACATGTCAATGTTATGCAGTTCTAGGATTAACTGACATTatgtaatattttgttaCGGTCTATCTCACGGTCTTCTTAACATTTTTAGAAAACAAAACTGTTATTACAACCGTTATTCTGAATGTGTGCTACTTCTGGTGCGATTAATCTTTCATTGCCTTACTATTATGAAGTAAAAGCTTTATCAAATGTCCGTGCACAGTGACATTACGTCAAATTTGTATGCTTACGTAACTCCCTCGGTCTCATTATGATAAAAGCCATCTCTATATACATGTAATTATTCTATTGTATGGTACTATCCTCTATTGGAAGAAACATGTAACAGAGACAAGATCACCGCTATGAACAAGTCTAAGACGCTAATCATCCCTCCTCAGGGACTACCCCCTAAATTGCCCACTTTCACCAACTCTAACACTGGCATTGAGGGACTCAACCACACCAACGACGTTGATAAAGTTACCAAGACCCTCTGCATCGCATTCGCAGACTCTACCCCCGGTGACTACCTCATGAAGAAGTTCTTCAATGTGGCCCTCGACGAACCCACCTCCAGGTCCCGTATCGACGCCATGATGCATTATTACACCGCCTGTTACCATGATTTGGGTGGTGAACTCATCGAGGCAAACTCCTTCGATGCTGTGTCACTTTGGAGTGTTCCAGGGGCTCATTTACCCGTCTCTTACACTAACGACCCCAAATTCAACAAGATCTTCTTTGATGATATGGTCAAGAGGAAGAAGGCCGTCTTACCCGAGGGAATGGACTATTATTATCTGTTCATGATCGGGAAGGATTTGACCCATCCGGAAATCAGAGGCTCTGTgagaaaaatattccaatatttccaaaagaGGGCCGATGATGAGAATTGTGCCATCATCTTGGAAGCCATCTCTGAGCATGCCAGATCTGTGtatgaatattttggtttCAAGAACTACCTTACCTTTAAATTCGGTGTTGGTGAGTGCGATTCCAAGGGGAATTTGGATCCCAAGGGAGAGGGTTTCACTGCATATTTGATGATCTACCACAAGGACGGTGACAAGGTGTTGCGAGcatataatatataagTAGATAGAAATGGAATATATACATTTTTTTGTatgtatttaataattaGTGACATTTAGAAGGGTTACCCTGTGCTCCGCCGCCCCTATTGCTTTTTGTTTTGTATTGTTTTGTTTCGTTTCGTCTTGCTTTGCTTTCTTTgacttcaaaataattcaatcGGTAACGTGTATGGATCAATTGCAACGCTCCATTCTATCACAACTATAACTAGTTATCCAGTATTACAAAGACTCCCGCTAGTATAATTGCAATTTGCTGCCAGCTCTTCATACTTTAAACCGATCCGTGACGCTTCGGTCCCCATACTTATCATATCCCTGAGAATTCCCCTGTGACATTACATTATTCTGTGAATACGTAACATACACAATTAA
It encodes the following:
- the MSE1 gene encoding glutamate--tRNA ligase MSE1 (ancestral locus Anc_7.100); amino-acid sequence: MLIKRLLSSRRSYSSLSKNSLKPNSSTGSVLTRRHIKDDIHPKTPVITRFAPSPTGLLHLGSLRTALYNYLLAKNTNGKFILRLEDTDQTRLHPEALKNIFDTLKWCNMEYDEGPIEQSQRLPIYQEYIKKLLKSGHAYYCFCSRERLEQLRTGNMAPGSLSYDRKCIHLDEETIKVNLDKGIPYTIRMKSPERYPLIHDLLHGELNIQPNNREGMWFDDPILIKSDGFPTYHFANVVDDHLMKVTHVIRGEEWLPSTPKHVALYQYFGWAIPKFIHIPLLTSIDDKKLSKRKGDFSVFGLKEQGILPEALINFCALLGWSPPRNVAQETHECFTLDELERLFNLNHLTKGNVKVDYKKLWFFNKHHLQHKLSEKESFNEILNEIMENMIEEKKYERTTDLEGKISTVLTECGSALSKIGEFNELFWYFFERPTYSNKLVSDFLKSHNVEELKKILQLLSENVTKMDLPDMVNEISTTLKIKKKPIFESLRYALTGLHPGVKLPIIIKILGKEECQSRIVASMKYLP
- the SMC5 gene encoding DNA repair ATPase SMC5 (ancestral locus Anc_7.101), which produces MATASIMDLSRFASSSGPQTKKLKLAPRTYDQFQPGSIVKIKLQNFVTYRLTEFNLSPSLNMIIGPNGSGKSTFVCAVCLGLAGKPEFIGRAKRVDDFIKNGEDTSRIEIFLKNYEDPTELQSSLNLKFNLAGKDLLKVTRLIQRDGNKCKSDYFINDKPVTENVIKNLVKFLNIQLDNLCQFLSQERVEEFARLKSDKLLVETVRSIDAQLLQILDDLKSSQNDETTLENEVDIKQKRFNELETDRNKLEASVRSLKEFETMKEDIEIHKKLLPYVKVKDHKENLQRLKGDYELAKQNLRALLKDKKPFVDTKLDMETKVDEFAENKRSKEEELKLTRNKLMNVFNDLKVVRENIIKKQTQTAYYKTRTKKLHEEMAKTKETLEANQTKLTQIALPDATLLEEIEKKRSALLDEDSNVRNKMGDIDNKANSINHEIRQLTRQAENKVKSLTGTDKIGILDLDRSFIEIKRAVQYIRTIPAMKGKVLEPPLMTVSAKHPQFAKYLANSVDFNTSIALTMIDSNAYEQFNDQILKQFRINLREISNRESQQPMPREQLAQYGFEGYLSDFVTGDTNVINMLRQINNIHTIPVSRKELTPRQLERLLQPGPNGKVLFRRALHGDRVFDIRQSSYTGQIYSVDSSLKPTRYYQSSIISDEQKNRIEEDVRKLKSQVEERKAKLENLSNERGEFKHQLSSIARENERISQKGHELNEVRKQYSMVKSTIESLESKFQELNNDARKDVSQKIKAVEASISKELKIQTDLLKQMVGLMGNVNSCQKELFKADLEYLEAKNNDVSMNDVIGFFNDREDELKKEFETKRETVRRLRDTEEYQQWIRQIRSYDDSTREKLNDYAEGYEKDGTFNVTHITEIIDKLESEISMINHDASSITILKQVEKEISQLEETLPKQQVELKSIKEKIKQGRSTLEPKLDEIIEKISTRFSRLFKNVGSAGAVNLVKPHQFSEWKIEIMVKFRDNATLKRLDSHTQSGGERAVSTVLYMIALQEFTSAPFRVVDEINQGMDARNERIVHKAMVENACAENTSQYFLITPKLLTDLHYHEKMRIHCVMAGSWIPNPSEEPEMVHFGETSNYVF
- the NCAS0I00580 gene encoding uncharacterized protein (ancestral locus Anc_7.105), translating into MNKSKTLIIPPQGLPPKLPTFTNSNTGIEGLNHTNDVDKVTKTLCIAFADSTPGDYLMKKFFNVALDEPTSRSRIDAMMHYYTACYHDLGGELIEANSFDAVSLWSVPGAHLPVSYTNDPKFNKIFFDDMVKRKKAVLPEGMDYYYLFMIGKDLTHPEIRGSVRKIFQYFQKRADDENCAIILEAISEHARSVYEYFGFKNYLTFKFGVGECDSKGNLDPKGEGFTAYLMIYHKDGDKVLRAYNI